In the Dyella humicola genome, GTACGTGCGGCAAATGGAAACGCTGTTGCGCGAAGGCCAGGCACAGGCGCTTACCGCGTCGGCGCGCGCGATGGCGCGCAGCCTGGTCGTTACCGATGCCCCGTTGCCGCCTGCCGAATCCGGCTGGTACGTGCAACAGGCCGTCAATCCGATCACGGTGGACGGCTATGGCGATGACTGGGCGCCGCTGACGCCATGGAGCCAGCCGCTGGACAAGCGCGGCAAGCTGCTGCTGGCCGAGGATGCCGACTGGCTTTATCTCTACGCTGACGTGCGCAGTGCGCATCGCACCCGCGCCGACGCTGGCGATCCCAATGCCTTGATGGCCGATCATCTGGTGCTGAGCCTCGGCAAGGGCGACCAGTCGCGCCGCTACCTGCTGGCGAGCGCGGCACCGGGGCAGTTGACGGCGCGGCCGCTCGATCCCGCCGTGGCCGGCTTGCCTGAGCTGATCACGGCGCAGTGGCAGGAAGACGGTAGCGGTTACCACGTGGAGTTGCGCCTGCCGCGCAGTCTGGCGCTCGACCAGCTGGGACTGTCCGTTTACGACGCGGCCACGGGTGGCGATCCGCAGGCGGTGCAGAATCGGCCATTGGTGGCGTATTCGCCGGTGCTTTCCAAGGAGCTTTCGCAACTCGCGCTCGACGGTGTGCAGGCGCGCGTGCTGGCGCCGCAAGGTTGGTTGCTGGCGCAGACCGGGCATCTCAGCACGCCAGCGGCCGCGCCGGGCGATCAGCCGGGCTGGTTTGCCGCGCTGGTGTATCGCTCGCTGTTGGCTGACCAGGTGGGAGAGGCCGAGCCCTGGACACAGGACGTGCCGCGACTTGACGCCACCGAGGTACAGAAAGCCAGCAAGGGCACGCCCGCCACGGTGTGGCGACAAGGTGAGGCGCGCGGCAGTGTCGTCTTGGCGGCTGCGGTGCCGATCGAGCGTGACGACCAGGTGCGCGGCGTGCTGCTACTGGAGCAGTCCAGTCGTGCGGTGCCGCTGCTGGCCAATCGTGCGCTGCTGGGTCTGCTGTTGACCAGCTTCAGCGTGCTGCTGGTAGCGGGTGCGATCCTGTTGATTTTCGCCACCCGCCTGAGCCTTCGGCTGGGTCGATTGCGCGATGCGGCCGAGCGTGCGCAATTGAATGATGGACGTCTGGAAGGCCCTTTCCCGATGACTGGTGCCGAGGACGAGATCGGCGACCTGGCCCGCAGCTTCGAGCGACTATTCGACGTGGTAGGTGGCTATACGGATTACCTGCGCACGCTGGCGTCCAAGCTGTCGCATGAGTTGAACACGCCGTTGGCGATCGTGAAGTCTTCACTGGACAATCTCGAGCACACCTTGCAGGCGCAGCATGCCATGCCCCCCGACGCGCAGCCTTACCTGGTGCGTGCACGCGATGGCGTGGCGCGGCTGGGCGCGCTGGTGCGGGCCATGAGCGAGGCGAGCCGGATGGAGCGGGCGATTGCCGCCGCCGAGCCGGAGGATGTCGACCTGGTCGAAGTCGTGCGTGGTTGCAGCGAAGCCTACCGCCCGTTGGCCGGTACGCGACGACTTGAGTGTGTGCTTCCCGATGGCCACCTGTACCTCCACTGCGCGCCGGAGCTGATCGCGCAGGCCTTGGACAAGCTGTTCGACAACGCGTTGTCGTTCACGCCGGAAGGTGGCTGGCTGCGCCTGAGCTTGCGCGCGCAGGGAGATGGCGCGGAGATCGAGCTGGCGAACCAGGGACAGCCCTTGCCGGCAGCGATGCACGGGCGCTTGTTCGACTCACTGGTCAGCCTGCGCGACAAGGCCACGCCGGGCGATGCGCCGCATCTGGGGCTGGGGCTTTACGTCGTGCGTCTGGTCGCCGAGCGACACGGTGGCGTGGCGATAGCGCGCAATCTCGATGATGGCGCTGGCGTGGCGTTCTCTCTGCAATTGCATGGCATGCCACGCCAGCGCTTGTAGCAGCGGCTACTTCAGCTCCTCCAAGGTCCACCCACCCGCACCAGGCAACACGGCAATTTGCCGAATAGTGGTGGCGGCACAGTCGTCCGGTTTGCGCGTGCATTGGGCGAGGGTGATGCGCAGGTGTTGGTCGTCGATCAGGTCGAAGGCCGTAAGCTGGGTTGTGGCAGGACTGGCAGCCGCTTCCAACGCGGTGCCGATGAAGACGCCATTGCGGAATACGTAAAGCTGTAGCGCGCTCGGCTGGCACTGGTCGTTTACCGCTACGGCGGCTTCGGCAACATAGGTGTCGCCTTTGCGCTGCGCTCGCCCGGTGAGCATGCGCTGACCGGTGAGCAGGAAGCGGTCCTCGTCGTTCTTTGGCGCGGCAGCCTGGGCCTTGCACTGCGTTGGCGACTCCGCCGCCTGCGCGCGATCACTTGGCGCCATCGGCTTCAGCGGCCGGGCGATATAGGGGCGCGCCACCGACGCGGCCACCGCTGTGGGTTGTTCCATCCACAGGAATAGCGCCGTTGCACTCAGCATCAACGCTGCCACCGCATACACCCGCCCCCGCAAAAGTGGGCGGCGATAAAGGAAGAGCAGGGCACCGAGCGCGATCAACGTGGTAACGGGTGCCAAAGAGCGCCAGAACATCGCAAGCAGACCGAGCAGGGCAGCCGCCACGGCAACGCGGGAAAGCGGGCCCTTGGCAGGAAGCGGCTCACTCGGTGGAGAGGGCGGCAGTGACGAAGGCTCATCCCGCTGCGGGTCGAGCGCAGGTAGAGGAGGAGGCAGCTGGCGGGAGGTTTCTGTTGCCGTTACCTGGGTGAACTCTTCTGGCGCCTCGGCGGTCGCGGCTAGCGGGGGCGGCAGCTGTGCTTCGATGGCGACGGGCTGCCAGGCAAACCATTGCTGTCCCCCGTCGTGGCACCACTGGTCGCCAGGCTCGGCATAGCGGGGCAGCGCGGCCTCAGGAATCGGGCCGCGCACTTGCTGCTCGCGTCGCAGCCAGACCAGCGCCTCGCTATCGGGCAGGGACTCGGCCTCCGCGCCCAGGGCGCGTAGCTGGGCCACCTGGGCTTTGGCGGCGGCGGAGTCAAGGCCGCGGCGGATGATCAGTGGCGCGCGCTCGAACACGCGTTCGCGAAATCCACTCATCTCCATGCCGAAGGCGGCGGCCAGGCGCGCGTGCACGGTGGTGGGGTCCTGCCCATGGAGCAGGCGGCCGGAAAGTACCAGGCAACGGTGGTCCATATCCTTCGATTTCCCCTGCGGCGCCGCAACGTGCGCCGATCTGGCAAGGGTAGGTGGGTGACGCCGGGCGGACAAGCCACCGTGCAGACTTCGGTTCGGCGCGGTGCTGCCCCTACAATGGCCATTCAAGCTTGGCCATCCGGACCCCCACGTGATCTCCCGAGAAGAATTCGACGCACTGGCAACGCAGGGTCATACCCGTATTCCGCTGGTGCGAGAGGTGTTTTCTGACCTCGATACGCCGTTGTCGGTCTACCTGAAACTGGCCGACGGCCCGTATACCTTCCTGTTCGAATCGGTCGAGGGCGGCGCTACGTGGGGACGCTATTCCATCATCGGCCTGCCGGCGAAGCGTGTTTACCGGCTGCGTGGGCATGAGCTGGAAGTGGAAGATGCCGGCGAAGTGACCGAGCGTCGCCACGTGGAAGATCCGCTGGGCGAGATCGAGAAGCTCCGCCAGCAATACGATGTGCCGCGCCTGCCGCAGCTGCCGGCGTTCAGCGGCGGCCTGGTCGGCTATTTCGGTTTCGAGACGATCGGCTATATCGAACCGCGCCTGGCGCGCTGGGATCGCGCCGATGAGTTGGATACGCCCGATGTGTTGCTGATGCTCGCCGAGGAAGTGGCGGTCTTCGACAATCTCAAGGGGCGCTTGTACCTGATCGTGCACGCCGACCCTTCCCAGCCCCACGCCTATGCCGAAGGGCAGCGTCGTCTGGACGCGCTGGTCTATCGCTTGCGCCAGAGTGGCGTGTCCTATCCCCAGCTCAACCAGTCGACGGCGCTGGACGAGAGCGATTTCAAGTCCTCGTTCACCAAGGAGGAGTTCGAGGCCATGGTGGAGCGCGCGAAGGAATACATCCGCGCGGGCGATATTTTCCAGGTGGTGCCGTCGCAGCGCTTGAGCGTGGGTTTCAATGCACGTCCCGTCGATGTTTATCGCGCGCTGCGTGCGTTGAATCCCTCGCCGTATATGTACTTCGTCGATCTCGGCGCCACGCAGATCGTGGGTTCATCGCCGGAAATCCTGGCGCGCTTGAAGGACGGCAAGGTGGTGGTGCGTCCGCTCGCCGGCACGCGCAAGCGTGGTGCCACGGAGGAAGAGGACCAGGCCCTCGAAGCCGAGCTGCTGGCCGATCCGAAGGAGCGCGCCGAGCACGTCATGCTGATTGATCTTGGCCGCAACGATATCGGCCGCATCAGCGAGACCGGCAGCGTGGAAGTCAGCGAGTCCTTCGCGGTCGAGCGCTATTCGCACGTGATGCACATCGTCTCGCAGGTGCAGGGCAAGGTGCGTCCCGGTGTCGGTTATATGGATGTGCTCAAGGCCACCTTCCCGGCAGGTACGCTCAGCGGGGCGCCGAAGATTCGCGCGCTGGAAATCATCCAGGAACTGGAGCCGTACAAGCGCAACATCTATGCCGGCGCGATCGGCTGGATCGGCTGGTGGGGTGATGCGGATACGGCCATCGCCATCCGCACGGCCGTGATCCAGGGCGGGCGCCTGCATGTGCAGGCCGGTGCCGGCATCGTCTATGACTCCGACCCCGCATCCGAGTGGGAGGAGACCATGAACAAGGGTCGCGCACTGTTCCGCGCCGTGGCGCAGGCAGCGCAGGGGCTGTGAGCATGCGTCGTCACGCGGTGCTGCCTTGTGTGCTGGGGCTGACCGGCAGCTTGCTCGTCACTCCCGTGCCCGCGAGTGCACCCGATGCGCCCACGATCTGGCGTGGCGACTTCACCTCTCGCGTGGAAGTGCTGGCGCTGTTGCAGTCGCTCAACGCCGATCTATTGAGTCACTCAAGCGCCACGCTGACCTTGGAGCGCTGGTGCGGGTCGCATCATTTGGCAGCCGAAGCCAAGGTGGTGGCCGAGCGCGTCCGCGGCGTGGACAAGCCGCTGCCGGAAGACGCACGCGAGCAGCTTGGCATTGGTGCGGACGAATCCGTGCGCTACCGTCGCGTACTGCTCGCTTGCGGCGGCCATGTGCTTTCCGAAGCCGACAACTGGTACGTACCGGGTCGACTCACTGACGCGATGAATCACGAGCTCGACACCACCGACACGCCGTTCGGCAAGGTGGTGCAGCCGCTGCACTTTCGCCGGCAGACCTTGTCCGCCGACCTGTTGTGGTCACCGTTGCCACAAGGCTGGGAGACTGGCGCGCCGTTGCCGCCATCGCCCACCGATGTGCTGGAGATGCCGCATTTCGTGCTCCAGCACCGTGCGGTGTTGTACGACCAGGCAAACCGCCCTTTCAGCCTGGTAATGGAGAGTTACACCTCGAACCTGCTGGCCTTTCCGCCGGTAACCCCGGGCAATCGTCCTTAACCCAGGCAAGCGCTCGCTTCGAAAGGTCGCGGAGCGCGCGATCCGTGCCAGCACGTGAAGAGTTCTCAGATTTCTCCGATAGTCCAAGTGGGTGGTGACGTCTAACCTTCTAGGCACTGGGCCCGCTTTTTGATCGGCAGGCTCAGCCCGATGGGGAAAGGAAGCCCGCATGGCTGTCACGCTTATCGAATACACCGTGTCCAGGCACGAGCGTCATGGCTGGATCATTCGGCGCAATGGTCTCCCGCTATGCCGGCGGCAGAAACTGTTACTAGCCGTGAGCTTCGCCACGCATCTGGCCGAACGGGAGTCGATCCTGTTGTCAGGGGCGGCACGAATTTCGATTGGGCAAATTGACGTTTAAGCGGAAGCCTTGGGGCCGTACCCGTCAAGCGTCCCGTCAGCCGCCGCGGCTCATTGCACCGGCACGTCGTAGATCGTGTCCGTCGCGGGTCCCGGCGTCAGCGTGTAGTGCCACCATTCCATGGCGTAATTGCGAAAGCCCTGGTGCGCCATCGCGTCGCGGAGCAGGGCGCGATTCGCGTGCTGGGCGGGCGTGGCTTGCGGCGAATCCGTATTCGCCAGCGGGCCGAAGAAATCAAAGCCCGTGCCCATGTCCAGCGGAGCGCAATGCGTATCGCTGGCATTGCATTGGAGCAGGGTCAGGTCCGCGGTAGCGCCACGGCTGTGCCCCGACACGGGGGCGATGTAGTCGCCGAGCAATTTGCTCTTGTCCAGATCGGGGTAATGCGCGGCCTTGGTATGCTGGTCGGACAGGTCGGACGCCCAGCGCACGAAATGCTGTACCGCGCGTGCCGGTCGGTAGCAGTCGAACAACTGCAGCCGCAGATGGCGCGGGCGCAAGTCATGCTCGACGCGGGCGAGTGCTTCAGCGGCGGGTCGCAGCAGGAAACATTTCGGTGCGAGATAGCCGTCAACCGGCGTGCCCACGAAGTTGTCGCTGCCGGCGTACTTGATGTCCTCGGCGATGTCAGGCACCAGTTGGCGGATATCGACC is a window encoding:
- a CDS encoding ATP-binding protein; the protein is MTLRRKLLLVALCTLALPVAGWLYVRQMETLLREGQAQALTASARAMARSLVVTDAPLPPAESGWYVQQAVNPITVDGYGDDWAPLTPWSQPLDKRGKLLLAEDADWLYLYADVRSAHRTRADAGDPNALMADHLVLSLGKGDQSRRYLLASAAPGQLTARPLDPAVAGLPELITAQWQEDGSGYHVELRLPRSLALDQLGLSVYDAATGGDPQAVQNRPLVAYSPVLSKELSQLALDGVQARVLAPQGWLLAQTGHLSTPAAAPGDQPGWFAALVYRSLLADQVGEAEPWTQDVPRLDATEVQKASKGTPATVWRQGEARGSVVLAAAVPIERDDQVRGVLLLEQSSRAVPLLANRALLGLLLTSFSVLLVAGAILLIFATRLSLRLGRLRDAAERAQLNDGRLEGPFPMTGAEDEIGDLARSFERLFDVVGGYTDYLRTLASKLSHELNTPLAIVKSSLDNLEHTLQAQHAMPPDAQPYLVRARDGVARLGALVRAMSEASRMERAIAAAEPEDVDLVEVVRGCSEAYRPLAGTRRLECVLPDGHLYLHCAPELIAQALDKLFDNALSFTPEGGWLRLSLRAQGDGAEIELANQGQPLPAAMHGRLFDSLVSLRDKATPGDAPHLGLGLYVVRLVAERHGGVAIARNLDDGAGVAFSLQLHGMPRQRL
- the trpE gene encoding anthranilate synthase component I, yielding MISREEFDALATQGHTRIPLVREVFSDLDTPLSVYLKLADGPYTFLFESVEGGATWGRYSIIGLPAKRVYRLRGHELEVEDAGEVTERRHVEDPLGEIEKLRQQYDVPRLPQLPAFSGGLVGYFGFETIGYIEPRLARWDRADELDTPDVLLMLAEEVAVFDNLKGRLYLIVHADPSQPHAYAEGQRRLDALVYRLRQSGVSYPQLNQSTALDESDFKSSFTKEEFEAMVERAKEYIRAGDIFQVVPSQRLSVGFNARPVDVYRALRALNPSPYMYFVDLGATQIVGSSPEILARLKDGKVVVRPLAGTRKRGATEEEDQALEAELLADPKERAEHVMLIDLGRNDIGRISETGSVEVSESFAVERYSHVMHIVSQVQGKVRPGVGYMDVLKATFPAGTLSGAPKIRALEIIQELEPYKRNIYAGAIGWIGWWGDADTAIAIRTAVIQGGRLHVQAGAGIVYDSDPASEWEETMNKGRALFRAVAQAAQGL
- a CDS encoding M15 family metallopeptidase, translating into MLLANHAMADATPVLSTAKTADEAGLVDIRQLVPDIAEDIKYAGSDNFVGTPVDGYLAPKCFLLRPAAEALARVEHDLRPRHLRLQLFDCYRPARAVQHFVRWASDLSDQHTKAAHYPDLDKSKLLGDYIAPVSGHSRGATADLTLLQCNASDTHCAPLDMGTGFDFFGPLANTDSPQATPAQHANRALLRDAMAHQGFRNYAMEWWHYTLTPGPATDTIYDVPVQ